The following is a genomic window from Salvelinus fontinalis isolate EN_2023a chromosome 11, ASM2944872v1, whole genome shotgun sequence.
caaaggatgtcaattagcctaacagaagcttctaaagccatgacatcattttctggaattttccaagctgataAAGGCATAatcaacttagtttatgtaaatttctgaccaactggaattgtgaaacagtgaattataagtgaaataatctgtctgtaaacaattgttggaaaaattacttgtgtcatgcacacagtaaatgtcctaaccgacttgccaaaagctatagcttgttaacaagaaatttgtggagtggttgaaaaacgataatgactccaacctaagtgtatgtaaacttccggcttcaactgtatatatacagtaccagtcaaaagtttggaatcacctactcattcaatgtttttctttattttttttactattttctacattgtagaataatagtgaagacatcaaaactatgaaataacacatatggaatcatgtagtaaccaaaaaagtcttaaacaaattcaaatatattttatatttgagattcttcatagtagccaccatttgccttgatgacagctttgcacactcttggcattgtctcaaccagcttcatgaggtagccacctggaatgcatttaaatgaacagacatgccttgtcaaaagttaatttgttgaattaattttcttcttaatgcgtttgagccaatcagttgtgttgtgacaagggagGGTTGGTAAcaaaatatagccctatttggtaaaagaccaagtccatattatggcaagaacagttcaaataagcaaagagaaacgacagtccatcattactttaagacatgaaggttagtcaatctggaaaattcaagaacttttaaggtttcttcaagtgcagtcacaaaaaccatcaagcgctatgatgaaactggctctcatgaggaccgccacaggaaaggaagacccagagttacttctgctgcagaggataagttcattagagttaactgcacctcagattgcagcccaagtaaatgcttcatggagttcaagtaacagacacatctcaacatcaactgttcaaaggataCTGCGTGAATTAGGCCTTTATAGTCgaattgcttcaaagaaaccactacaaagaacaccaataataagaatagacttgattgggccaagaaacacgagcaatggacaatagaccagtggaaatctgtcctttggtctgatgagtccaaatttgagatttttggttccaaccgccacgTCTTTGTGtgtgcagagtaggtgaacggatgatctctgcatgtgtggtcccACCGttaagcatggaggtgtgatggtgttggggtaCTTTGCTGCCAAcagtgtcagtgatttattttgaattcaaggcacacttaaccagcatgggtaccacagcatcgatacgccatcccatctggtttacgcttagtgggactatcatttgccaattgagatggtttgggatgagttggactgcagagtgaaggaaaagcagccgtcaagtcctcagcatatgtgggaactgcttcaagactgttgaaaaagcattccaggtgaagctggttgagagaatgtcaagagtgtgcaaagctgttatcaaggcaagtcatggctactttgaagaatgtcaaatttaaaatatattttgattaacacttttttggttactgcatgattctatatgtgttatttcatagatttgatgtctccactattattctacaatgtagaaaatagtacaaataaagaaaaacccttgattgagtaggtgtgtcgaaacttttgactggtactgtatatatataattgtTTACATTGAATTAAGCATAATAATTATGGCTTCATACAGCAGGAAAATTCTGTTTCAGGTGATAGAAAAATGCAACATTCTCCAACTTCTGGACTGGTGGCCTACCTCCCCTATGGACCACACCCAGGCATTCCTCACATACTTTGTGCCACCTCAGATTTTTCGGGTGCATGATGCCCCTGGTCaatgttatttttttaatcatCATTGCAAACATTGGCTAAACAGGAGGAAAACTTCTGGCTATATGACAGCAACTATAAGGATTATATCATCAAACAAAATGCTAATTGTTTTGCCCCCAATGCAATGTGTAGACTGCATATTGCTTGTGCTACTACGGCAATATCCGTTACAACAGACTGAGAACGTTGTAGCCTTCATAATATTTTTGGAACATTCGTTTAAATCGCAGCTGTTCAGAAATATGAGGAAGAGACATAGGATTCATCATCATATCGATCAAATTGGTTGAGGGTTTAGAAGAGGGTGAATAAAAGAGATTTCAGAAAGTTTCCAGAGGGGCGGGGGCGAAAACTCAGTTTTCCAAACATTAGCCTTTTTCCAATGGTAAACTGCCTGAGTAAGTCATCTTCATTTATCCATCATCGTTGGTGTGGCCCATAGGCGGCCGTACAGAGGAAAGTACAGGCGCGAGACCAATTGATGCAGTTAAATCATATTTGGAACACCCAATgtaggacttttattttgaaaaagtgCCGGAAACGCCGTATCCCTCGTCTTTAAACTCGTGTTTTTGTCGCTGTACTGAACGGACTCATCAACAGAGgtagatttttttatatttttttttatataaaccaACATTATGCCCAAACGTTGATTATTGGCTTTTCATGTAGCTCTTGTTGAAGGGAAGGTAATCTCTTTGCATTTTGAATTCAGCACAAACTATAGGCTACTGTAGTCGCGTGCTTGCACAATTCAACTTTCACCTAATTTCATATCTTCAAGCTCGTCGACTGCTTGACAACTACAATAAGGAAGCACATAAATTCAGTTTAAACATATTTGTGTCCTCCATCATGGATAAAGCAATGCAATAACTAAGGTAGCCGATTAAACTCAACTCCAGGATTTACGATGGAGTTGAGCGGTGACTAGTGTTTTTATCAAAAACTCTGATTTCAGCACTCAAAGAATAGGCTGCAATTATACAAGTCACCGCTCAACTCCATCGTAAATCGTGGAGTTGAGTTTTAGTCTGCTATTATTAAGGGAGCTTGTAAGTAAGACATTCAGTTGTGTTTTTGCATCCTGAATATGTGAGactagtgtatgtgtgtgcattgaGAAATGTTCTCTATTTCCAGGTAATGCTGCGGTGTCTTGTTAGCAGGTGCCTTTTGACCAATCCTGTCGCAGGTCAGACAAGAAAGATGTCAGGAGGCAGTCTTGCTGGGTCTCAAAGCAGTCTTGCAGGGAAGGTTGCCATAGTCACTGCCTCCACAGATGGGTAAGTAATGGCTGTACCAACCGTTTTGCTGGGGTTGTAGTTCATTTGTTCATAGTGAATTGCTCTCCTGCTCTATGTTCCTTATAGTGAGTTTTTCCTGACTACTTGGCCTGACCTGGAAAAAATCTGGACACTTAGTTAGCCTATATTGTGTAACTAAGGTATATCTACAGTATAGGGCCCAGAGTTTTCCCTGATTAGGTCATCCTGGCAGGAAAACTCTGGGCCCTACAGTATATCATGCAAAATATACATATTTCTCCTACTGACTGGGAATTGTGGCATCTCTTCCAGAATCGGTTTGGCTGCAGCCCAGGCTCTGGGGCAGAGAGGGGCTCACGTTGTGGTGAGTAGCAGACGCCAGTCAAACGTCGACAAGGCCGTGGCACTACTGCAGAGTGAGAAGATACAAGTGACCGGGACGACTTGCAACGTTGGGAATAGTGAAGACAGAGCTAGACTTGTTAACATGGTAAAGAAAACATCCATAAAGTTTGGTCCCATTCTAACAGTTGCATCCAGAGTAAACATCAATTGATAATTCTGGCTTGGCCTTATACAGGGAGACTTAATACATGATCACAGGCACAGCCATCAGTCACAAGCCTAAACTGAATTTCAGTGTTATTATTTTCTGTTTAGACAGTGGAACAGTGTGGTGGTGTGGACATCTTCGTTTCGAACGCGGCAGTCAACCCTTTCTTTGGGAACATCATGGACTCGACAGAAGCAGTCTGGGATAAGGTGTGTGCCTGGCATCCCTATTATCTAGGTCAGTGTTTTTTAATCTTGTTCCTGGCTCACGTTGTGGTGAGTAGCAGACGCCAGTCAAACGTCGACAAGGCCGTGGCACTACTGCAGagttgatgatttgaatcaggtttgtagtgCTAAGGCAAACACAAAAATGTCAACCCCTTtgtgtccccaggaccaggattaagAAACACTCATTTAAATAACCAAACACAAAATGCATCAAATAACCATACATTTAGGAAGATATAGTTTCACTTAGTCTGAGAAGGATGATAGCATATGAGAAAAGTGGTATTTGAGCTATGTCCAAAAAAAGAGTGTTGTGATATCAGCTGATATTATATTGTGCACTTCACACAGATCCTGGATGTGAATGTAAAGTCGGCCTTTCTTATGACCCAACTGGTGGTGCCTCATTTGGAGAagagggggtaagagagagaaataggaataGAAAGTTCGGAAATTGTTTTGTGAGCTATAAAATATCTGTTTTCCAGGGGTGGGAGTGTTGTGTTTGTGTCCTCTGTCGCTGGGTACCAGCCTATGCAGGTAAGTTCTTCTGATTTGACCTCTAAATTCCTCTTGGTTTGATCATTAGATCAATTTGCATTGTTATGGAGAATTCTTACTTTCTTTGACCTCCCCACCACCAGGCACTGGGCCCTTACAGCGTGAGTAAGACGGCCCTGTTGGGACTAACCAGAGCCCTGGCCCCTGAACTGGCCCAGAGCCACATCCGGGTCAACTGTGTGGCCCCTGGTGTCATTAAGACCCCCTTCAGCCAAGCAgtgtggaccccccccccccccccctttttattCTGTCATCTTTACCTGTGTACCCTTTTCACTTCACCTACCCGCCTTACCCTCACTCCTCTTCCTGTCACACATTTATCCTTTGTTTCCCTCTATAATTCATAGAGTAGGGAGTTTTGACGATTCTGTGTTCTCAGTTGTGGCAGGACGAAGATGTTGTGGACGAGTTCAAGAAGCAGCTTAGCATTAAAAGGTTGCCTTCAACTTCATTCTTGGTTGTATTATTTAGGGCACATTCTTACCCTCAAGTGTTATTGTTTTTGTGATGTGTGGCCACAAGTGCCTCATTGTGACTGAATTGGTAGAAATTGTGACATGGTCTGTTTTGATTATTGATTTATTTTTGTGGCGTACACCATGAAGTAATCTGACACTATTCATCAAGGACAAAATTAAATGCATAATCGTAGCATGTGCAACTACCACCTTGTCACATAAGGTTATTTCatacaaaaaaaaatacatcCATTCTTGTTATATTCTCCCAGGTTTGGCAAGCCAGAGGAGATCGGTGGAGTAATCGCCTTCCTGTGCTCTAAGGATGCGTCTTACATCACTGGAGAGACAATCACTGTGACTGGAGGGATGAGCTGC
Proteins encoded in this region:
- the dhrs4 gene encoding dehydrogenase/reductase SDR family member 4; protein product: MLRCLVSRCLLTNPVAGQTRKMSGGSLAGSQSSLAGKVAIVTASTDGIGLAAAQALGQRGAHVVVSSRRQSNVDKAVALLQSEKIQVTGTTCNVGNSEDRARLVNMTVEQCGGVDIFVSNAAVNPFFGNIMDSTEAVWDKILDVNVKSAFLMTQLVVPHLEKRGGGSVVFVSSVAGYQPMQALGPYSVSKTALLGLTRALAPELAQSHIRVNCVAPGVIKTPFSQALWQDEDVVDEFKKQLSIKRFGKPEEIGGVIAFLCSKDASYITGETITVTGGMSCRL